A window of the Schlesneria paludicola DSM 18645 genome harbors these coding sequences:
- a CDS encoding tetratricopeptide repeat protein gives MSIETISNNRVSIWQRAVLLGLIAVFVTMGISRLNDCDLFNPDSPRYLIYSQALVDLGDYRATDLPGAPLYSWRPPGLSLLLAPAMALRPYDVIAAKLVILVTGAALLWVVFELAMLHCQFVTALFVTAAIATSPSFLVLSTEVLTEVPYTLGVLLVLLLLSRSTIQRTIAPSDNMRFSRGLTIGLSIVALAFTPWLRTAGVSLVAAVAIWSILSRSRWHWLSTVAVAGAGMGLLAWRNKQAGGENYVGSLLTRLREQGVSATITSGIETIGHYLTTLPGLLLPGFSNERPWYAPLTLDASPTLGLTYAVTAGAAALLLLVAVLGMTQRRANGGSLAFLYIAIYGVCLIVWPWRHERFLWPLIPVLMIYFPAGISVLTSKWPLLTTTLPRCGVVAILALSGWQCVGCEQLVRVNLAFVKAPHEFHLERAPGFYFSNWRRAGLWLNAHTPPTARVLTWHAAVAGTAHRFQKRVQFETLSVEKLRQQIEAFSARYLVVPAGQFGDGFCWQVLEADPTLRFKVVYQEDDVAILEVSPNRTGEVIKSTFPIWLEHQLESSKEACDRNPTRTDLAIRHASLLREAGANDKAIEAFLALKERGIKTARVYSELGWLLFEKQEYAMAAELLDAARILPNAEAIASILAGGAARARERLQQGVNDMSESTLTSRLNRVKSLMSQLKYAQAEKELDEIVAGSAENPEVLFVRGRLHHRLGEETLASDCYERCLQLGNRDAIPWLRLIRFGQALSGQVSTSIVVGGHRDEVNPAKPEDHLQLARQLQECGWSGRALKTLEQANQQFPEQNVIQRPLADLYRSFAMPEQAMELYQQVLVRNPHDDEAQKGLNLTHSILIEPAMSPLTSPPEPETFAHNPGIKLSNR, from the coding sequence ATGTCCATCGAGACGATTTCCAACAACCGCGTTTCCATTTGGCAACGTGCTGTCCTGTTGGGACTGATCGCCGTGTTCGTCACCATGGGAATATCGCGTCTAAATGACTGTGATCTTTTCAATCCAGACAGCCCTCGCTATCTGATCTATTCGCAGGCGCTGGTTGACTTGGGTGACTATCGCGCCACCGACCTGCCCGGCGCTCCCCTCTACTCGTGGCGACCGCCGGGCCTTTCGTTGTTACTCGCTCCGGCGATGGCACTACGACCGTACGATGTCATTGCAGCCAAGCTTGTGATCCTCGTGACAGGAGCAGCCCTGCTTTGGGTCGTGTTCGAATTGGCCATGCTGCATTGCCAATTTGTGACGGCTTTATTCGTGACGGCCGCAATTGCCACAAGCCCATCGTTCCTGGTGCTCTCAACCGAAGTGTTGACGGAAGTCCCTTACACCCTCGGCGTATTGCTCGTCCTACTGCTGCTCAGTCGCTCGACCATCCAACGAACGATCGCTCCTTCTGACAACATGCGATTTTCACGCGGGTTGACAATCGGCCTTTCGATTGTGGCTTTGGCGTTCACGCCCTGGCTTCGCACGGCTGGCGTATCGTTGGTCGCTGCGGTGGCGATCTGGAGTATTTTGTCGCGTTCGCGCTGGCACTGGCTGTCGACGGTCGCTGTGGCAGGAGCAGGAATGGGATTGCTCGCCTGGCGAAACAAACAGGCGGGAGGTGAGAACTACGTTGGCTCATTGCTGACGCGACTCCGCGAACAAGGCGTCTCTGCAACGATCACGTCGGGTATCGAAACAATCGGCCACTATTTGACGACCCTGCCGGGACTGCTCTTGCCGGGATTCTCGAATGAACGTCCGTGGTACGCGCCCTTAACGCTTGACGCATCTCCAACGCTCGGACTTACGTATGCGGTCACGGCGGGTGCTGCCGCCCTCTTGTTGCTGGTCGCGGTGTTAGGAATGACCCAACGTCGTGCCAATGGCGGTTCGCTCGCCTTCCTTTATATCGCGATTTACGGTGTATGCCTGATTGTCTGGCCGTGGCGACACGAGCGTTTCTTGTGGCCACTGATCCCCGTGCTGATGATCTATTTTCCCGCTGGCATCAGTGTTCTGACGTCGAAGTGGCCACTGCTGACCACGACACTGCCCAGGTGCGGCGTCGTGGCCATACTGGCACTGTCCGGCTGGCAGTGCGTAGGCTGCGAACAACTCGTGCGAGTGAATCTTGCGTTCGTCAAAGCCCCTCATGAATTTCATTTGGAACGGGCACCAGGTTTCTACTTCAGCAACTGGCGGCGGGCCGGATTGTGGCTCAACGCACACACACCGCCGACGGCGCGCGTTCTGACCTGGCATGCGGCGGTCGCAGGAACTGCACATCGCTTTCAAAAGCGAGTTCAGTTTGAGACCCTCTCCGTCGAAAAACTTCGCCAGCAAATTGAAGCGTTTTCCGCCCGCTATCTCGTCGTTCCAGCAGGCCAGTTCGGCGATGGTTTCTGTTGGCAAGTCTTGGAAGCCGATCCGACTCTGCGATTCAAGGTCGTCTATCAAGAAGACGATGTCGCAATTTTGGAAGTCAGCCCCAATCGTACCGGGGAAGTCATCAAGAGCACATTCCCCATTTGGCTCGAGCACCAGCTTGAATCCAGCAAGGAGGCCTGCGATCGGAATCCAACACGAACCGATTTGGCAATTCGACACGCCAGCCTGCTTCGAGAAGCGGGTGCGAACGACAAAGCAATCGAAGCCTTTCTAGCCTTGAAGGAACGAGGCATTAAAACAGCACGCGTGTATTCCGAACTTGGCTGGCTGCTTTTTGAAAAGCAAGAGTATGCAATGGCCGCGGAACTTCTGGATGCAGCTCGGATACTTCCGAATGCAGAAGCGATTGCATCAATCCTGGCCGGCGGTGCCGCACGAGCCCGAGAACGCCTGCAACAAGGTGTCAACGATATGTCCGAATCGACTCTGACCAGCAGATTGAATCGCGTAAAGAGTCTCATGAGTCAATTAAAATATGCTCAGGCGGAAAAGGAACTGGACGAGATCGTCGCTGGGTCGGCTGAAAATCCAGAGGTGCTGTTCGTCCGCGGAAGACTCCATCATCGCCTGGGGGAGGAAACGCTCGCCTCTGACTGCTACGAACGTTGCCTGCAACTTGGAAATCGCGACGCGATTCCCTGGCTCCGGCTGATCCGATTTGGTCAGGCGTTGTCGGGCCAGGTGTCGACGTCGATTGTCGTCGGCGGACATCGCGACGAGGTAAACCCCGCGAAGCCGGAGGACCACCTTCAGCTCGCTCGTCAGCTTCAAGAGTGTGGCTGGAGCGGCCGGGCACTCAAGACGTTGGAACAGGCGAACCAGCAATTTCCCGAGCAGAACGTCATCCAACGTCCCCTGGCAGATCTCTATCGGTCGTTCGCAATGCCTGAGCAGGCGATGGAACTGTATCAGCAGGTTCTTGTCCGCAACCCTCATGATGACGAGGCCCAAAAAGGCCTGAATCTCACCCATTCAATCTTGATCGAACCCGCGATGTCGCCACTGACGTCCCCACCCGAACCAGAGACATTCGCCCACAATCCCGGAATCAAACTGTCAAACCGATGA
- a CDS encoding Ldh family oxidoreductase, giving the protein MPILRDADLARFSSELFRACGVSESDAKLVADSLVESNLRGHDSHGVMRIPFYIGKVQDGTLKPNARLVIEKESASSLACDGGWGFGQVLAQDLMSRLMTKCETSAIVCGTIRRACHIGRLGEYAEMATAKGLSAMVIANNHGAAQRVAPVGGKRPRLGTNPICIGVPGGAKGPFVFDIGTSATAEGKVRVKKIAGQTVPLGWILDPDGKPTTDPNQLYGTPPGTILPLGGDQAYKGFGLAFMIEMLAGGFSGGLCATPNPPPPLGNCAVFWVMNPEFFGGLSHLTSEVERLETYVREVPLIDGVQDVTLPGDPERRTLTERRANGIPLDEGNWKALVDLAKSLNVTAPHA; this is encoded by the coding sequence TTGCCGATTCTTCGCGATGCCGATCTTGCCCGCTTTTCATCGGAACTGTTTCGTGCGTGTGGCGTCTCTGAATCCGATGCGAAGCTTGTTGCCGATAGCCTTGTCGAATCAAACCTGCGCGGCCACGATTCGCATGGAGTGATGCGAATCCCGTTCTACATCGGCAAAGTGCAGGATGGGACGCTTAAACCGAATGCTCGGCTGGTCATTGAGAAAGAGTCTGCAAGTTCGCTCGCCTGCGACGGCGGCTGGGGCTTTGGACAAGTCCTCGCGCAGGACTTGATGTCACGACTGATGACAAAGTGCGAGACATCCGCAATCGTCTGCGGTACGATTCGTCGCGCCTGTCACATTGGACGACTGGGTGAGTATGCAGAAATGGCGACGGCCAAAGGGCTGTCAGCCATGGTCATTGCCAACAATCATGGCGCTGCGCAACGCGTCGCGCCCGTCGGAGGCAAGCGTCCGCGTCTTGGAACCAATCCGATTTGCATCGGCGTTCCGGGAGGAGCAAAAGGTCCATTCGTATTTGATATCGGGACGAGCGCAACGGCCGAAGGCAAAGTTCGTGTAAAGAAAATTGCGGGTCAGACTGTACCGCTGGGCTGGATTCTCGACCCCGACGGCAAGCCGACCACCGACCCCAACCAGCTCTACGGAACTCCCCCTGGGACAATTCTGCCTCTCGGAGGCGATCAAGCCTACAAAGGCTTTGGGCTGGCATTCATGATCGAGATGCTCGCGGGCGGCTTTTCTGGTGGGTTATGCGCCACGCCGAATCCGCCTCCGCCACTGGGCAACTGCGCCGTCTTCTGGGTGATGAATCCAGAATTCTTCGGCGGACTTTCGCACTTGACTAGTGAAGTCGAACGCCTTGAAACCTACGTTCGAGAAGTTCCCTTGATCGATGGCGTCCAGGACGTGACATTACCCGGTGACCCGGAGCGGCGCACGTTGACCGAGCGGCGCGCGAACGGAATTCCATTGGATGAGGGAAACTGGAAAGCATTGGTCGATCTCGCCAAGTCATTAAACGTCACGGCACCACACGCGTAA
- a CDS encoding 3'(2'),5'-bisphosphate nucleotidase, with the protein MSHPFTEELQAGLAAVRAAAAICQTVQSTITPDVLDKKDNSPVTIADFASQAAICHAISQAFPADPIIAEEDSFALHQPENQQFLADIQKLIQRDNPTASPQTICEWIDRGGAKNYSPRFWTLDPIDGTKGFLRRDQYAVSLALIIDGEIQLGILGCPNLGSVSSGGHSLFYAVRGHGAYSMTLEPDSQARHIHATPKSDPALARFCESFESAHTSHSESSIVADRLGITAPPLRMDSQAKYATVATGDADVYLRLPSKTGYFEKIWDHAGGVIIVQEAGGRVTDLMGNPLDFSLGSELRKNRGVIVTNGHLHDAVLTTVQSVFAGKSE; encoded by the coding sequence ATGTCTCATCCTTTTACCGAGGAACTGCAGGCTGGACTGGCAGCAGTCCGGGCCGCGGCAGCCATTTGCCAGACGGTGCAGTCCACGATCACTCCTGACGTTCTGGACAAAAAAGACAACAGCCCGGTCACGATCGCAGACTTCGCGAGCCAGGCGGCGATCTGCCATGCGATCAGCCAGGCGTTCCCTGCCGATCCAATTATCGCGGAAGAAGATTCTTTCGCGCTGCACCAGCCCGAGAATCAACAGTTCCTGGCCGATATCCAGAAACTGATCCAACGTGACAACCCAACAGCCAGTCCGCAGACGATTTGTGAATGGATTGATCGAGGCGGGGCGAAGAACTATTCGCCACGATTCTGGACCCTTGATCCGATCGATGGGACAAAGGGTTTCTTGCGTCGCGATCAATACGCCGTCTCGCTCGCGCTGATCATTGATGGTGAGATCCAGCTTGGAATTCTCGGCTGCCCGAACCTCGGCTCCGTCAGCAGTGGAGGCCATTCGCTGTTTTATGCCGTACGCGGACATGGCGCGTATAGCATGACGTTGGAACCGGACTCACAAGCACGGCATATTCACGCCACGCCGAAGTCCGATCCGGCACTGGCGCGTTTCTGCGAATCATTCGAGTCGGCACACACGTCGCATAGCGAATCGTCGATTGTCGCGGATCGATTGGGGATTACTGCGCCACCACTCCGAATGGACAGTCAGGCAAAGTATGCGACCGTCGCAACCGGCGATGCCGATGTCTATTTGCGATTGCCGTCGAAGACAGGTTACTTCGAGAAAATCTGGGATCACGCCGGTGGCGTGATCATTGTTCAAGAGGCTGGCGGACGGGTCACCGACCTGATGGGGAATCCTCTAGATTTTTCCCTGGGATCGGAACTGAGGAAGAATCGAGGGGTGATCGTCACGAACGGTCACCTGCACGATGCGGTTCTGACAACCGTTCAATCCGTCTTCGCAGGCAAGTCGGAATAG
- the trhA gene encoding PAQR family membrane homeostasis protein TrhA: MTIAPPIEVIPWLGFREPFNSFSHLIGAVVFAALAFRLIRLGRGDWVRTTSLIVLAIASVAMLLVSGIYHLHWPGPTRDLLLRMDVAVVFVLIAASMTPVHAILFEGPARWGPLVLIWAVAISGVAWRISLKESSPGTLGVVVFLLFGWSSVIISAVLLHRFGWSFMQPAILSGLAYTIGAICLMFHRPTIVPGLIGPHELWHVAVLCGIGLQWYFVSQFASPLTIPVRIRPPKFRDQIATLTDPVGYSDLPAKTD; the protein is encoded by the coding sequence ATGACGATTGCACCGCCGATTGAAGTTATCCCTTGGCTGGGATTCCGCGAACCGTTCAATTCGTTCAGCCATTTGATTGGTGCTGTGGTGTTTGCCGCTCTGGCGTTCCGCCTGATTCGACTGGGACGCGGTGATTGGGTTCGGACGACCAGTTTGATCGTTCTGGCCATCGCCTCGGTCGCAATGCTGCTCGTCAGCGGCATCTATCACTTGCACTGGCCAGGGCCGACGCGGGACTTGTTACTTCGCATGGATGTCGCGGTCGTGTTCGTACTGATCGCCGCGAGTATGACCCCGGTGCATGCGATTCTGTTCGAAGGTCCGGCGCGCTGGGGACCGCTAGTATTGATTTGGGCCGTCGCGATAAGTGGAGTTGCCTGGAGAATTTCACTGAAGGAAAGTTCGCCGGGGACGTTGGGGGTCGTCGTGTTCTTGCTGTTCGGCTGGAGCAGCGTGATCATTTCGGCGGTGTTGCTACATAGGTTTGGCTGGTCGTTCATGCAGCCCGCCATCCTTTCGGGGCTCGCCTATACGATCGGGGCAATCTGCCTAATGTTTCACCGCCCGACGATTGTTCCTGGTCTGATCGGGCCGCATGAGCTCTGGCACGTCGCCGTCCTATGCGGGATCGGACTGCAGTGGTATTTCGTAAGTCAGTTTGCGTCGCCCCTAACGATTCCTGTCCGTATTCGTCCGCCGAAATTCCGTGACCAGATCGCCACGCTCACTGATCCTGTTGGCTATTCCGACTTGCCTGCGAAGACGGATTGA
- a CDS encoding polysaccharide deacetylase family protein, which produces MLINLLYHDITAVGRESTSGFPGPGAARYKLTPDEFRIHLDHIASVARTPPVASAEAVRSVGGPAWAITFDDGGLSAITEIADQLEHRGWRGWFFIATNYLGQPAFCSPDQIRELHRRGHIIGSHSHTHPDRISQCSWDQMVDEWGQSCRVLSGIIGQPIETASVPGGFYSRDVARAASQAGIRVLFNSEPTTSAFAVDGILVLGRYNIYRGMSAADAVALMNSPLRRWRQAAFWNLKKIAKTFAGPVYKAVRHRILAREYANDE; this is translated from the coding sequence ATGCTGATCAATCTGCTCTATCACGACATTACGGCTGTAGGACGCGAATCGACGAGCGGCTTCCCCGGCCCTGGCGCGGCTCGATACAAGCTGACGCCGGATGAATTCCGAATCCACTTGGATCACATCGCCTCCGTCGCGCGAACGCCACCGGTTGCGTCGGCCGAGGCGGTGCGGTCTGTCGGTGGCCCCGCATGGGCGATCACATTCGATGATGGAGGGCTGTCGGCGATCACCGAGATTGCCGACCAGCTTGAACATCGCGGGTGGCGTGGCTGGTTCTTCATTGCAACGAACTATCTCGGTCAGCCCGCCTTTTGTTCGCCAGATCAGATACGCGAGTTGCACCGACGTGGCCACATCATCGGCAGTCACTCGCACACGCATCCGGATCGGATTTCTCAGTGTTCGTGGGATCAGATGGTCGACGAATGGGGCCAAAGTTGTCGCGTGCTTTCGGGCATCATTGGGCAACCTATTGAAACCGCGTCGGTTCCGGGTGGGTTCTATTCACGTGATGTTGCACGTGCGGCGTCTCAGGCGGGAATTCGCGTACTGTTCAACTCGGAACCGACGACGTCGGCCTTTGCCGTCGATGGGATATTGGTCCTTGGGCGCTACAATATCTATCGAGGAATGTCTGCTGCGGATGCCGTGGCGCTGATGAACAGTCCGCTGCGGCGCTGGCGTCAGGCGGCATTCTGGAACTTGAAGAAGATCGCGAAAACGTTCGCCGGGCCCGTTTACAAGGCCGTCCGCCATCGGATCCTGGCACGAGAATACGCCAATGACGAATAG